The Candidatus Angelobacter sp. genome segment ATTTTCGAAAACAGCCCGGTAACCCATGTTAAAACCGAACCCTTCAGTCATCGCCCAGCTTCCTTCCGCGCTGACCGACACGCCGGAGGCCATCTGATATTGTGTGACGACATGGTCAATCGAGCCGCTGACTTTGGAGAAGCCGGTGGAGTAAACGGCCTTTGGCCGGCCAAAGCAAAACTGCACGAAGTCCGTGTCGTGAATATGGAGATCAAGCAACGCGCCGCCGGAGAGATTCCCGTCAAAGAAGAACTTTTGTCCCCAGGCGGGCGGTTGTCCCACCCGGCGAAAACGCGCCGCGAGGCAGCGGCCATGAGTTTGTTTCGCGATGGCATTCTTCACCCAGACCCATTCCGGCGAGAAGCGCAGACACATCGCGGGCATCAGAAATGTTTCCGCCCGGGCTGCCGCGTCGGCGATCTCGCGGGCGAGTTTGCTGTTTCGCGCCAGCGGTTTTTCGCAGATCACGTGCTTGCCGGCTTTGAGCGCGGCGACCGCGAGCTCGGGGTGTGTGTTCGTCGGCGAACAAATGTCCACAAGCTGGACCGTCGGATCGGCCAACAGGTCGTCAACTGTGCGGTAGGCTTTCACTTGCGACATATCCAGCCTGAACGGTTCGCCGGAACCGACGTTGCCCCCTACCTTCGAAAAGTCGCCGTCGAGGTTGCGTCCGCTCGGATTGCAAAGGGCGGCGATGCGGCAGCCGTCAATCTGACGATACGCCTTGAGGTGCGTGGCAGCCATGTAGCCAAGCCCGACGACCCCGACGCCGACCCGGTCTTGAGTTTGAACTTTTGAATCCAAGGTGATGGTCGATCGGGCGTGACTGGCGCAGTCTTCCCGAAATCTCAACGCGCGCTGCGCAGTTTCACGCCCTTTAATTTTTCCACGAAGCCGACGAAGCCGGCCGCCTGTGTTTGCAGACGTTCCAACAACTCCGCGTCGGTCAAACAGCCGCTGTCATCCAGCAAATCGCCGATGTTAGGAAGAAAGACGCGGTGTGGATAAATGAACGCGTTCCGGTAGCCGAAGATCGCCTGCAACTGTTCGATCGGCCGCAGCCCGCCCCACATGCCGGCGGCCAGGCCGGTGAAACAGATGGGCCGTTCGATGAAACTCTCCGGAAACTTCAGCATGTCGATGAAGTATTTCAGCACCCCGGGAATGCCTCCGTTGTATTCCGGCGATATCACATGCACGCCGTCGGCTTGCAGAATGGCGTCGGCGAACGGCCGAAATGATTTTGGCTTTTCCGCGTAGGACGACGGCAAAAAAATCTCCTGGGGCAGTTGCGCAAGGTCGAGGATGCGCAACGGCACCTTCAAGCCCGCGTAAACCTCTTCGACGTGCCGCGCGACCTTGCGAGTGTTGCTGTCGGGACGGTTCGTGCCAATCAACAGAGTCATCATGCGGACGTTTTAACAGGACGCATCGGCCAAACAAGTCAGAAGGTTGCGGTTCCGATTTTTGAATCGACGTGAAAGCAGCTTGAACGGAGGTCCGGTTGTGCGGAATGCGGCGGGGGCCGGATCAATCAACAGAGGTTCTTGAGAAATTATGAAACCGGCCCTGCCTCCATTTGATGGACGGTTGAACGACGCGAGCTGAATGTCCGCTTCGTGTCAGGCAATCAGTTCACCAGGAGAATCCGATAGAACCGCTGTGTCGCGCCGGTGACGTCAACAATCGCCGAGAGGCTGCCGTTGTTTGCGATCATGTCGGTGGTCAAAGGTGTCCAGGACGCCGCATTCAAATCATCCTTGAACTCGACGCGGTAGGTATGGCCCGGAGTAGTGAGCCAGACAAAGGTGAACGACTGGCCGCTCAGGGTCGTTTGGGTGATTTGCGGCGGCGCGATGACGAAGATTGTAAACGTCTCGGCGTCGCTCAACGGTGGCGTGCCGTTGTCGATGACGCGCAAGGTGACGCTATTTGTGCCGGGTATCTGTGCCGGCGTTGGCGTCCAGTTGAACACACCGGTGGACGGATTGATCGTGGCCCCGGCCGGCGCGCCCGGGTCGAGCGAGAAGGTGAGCGTCTGTGGCGGTTGATTGGTGTCCGTCGCGGTCGCGACGAAACTGAGTGTGCTGCCGCCGACCACGCTTCGGTTGCCCATCGGCGCGAGGACAGGCGGGCCGTTTGTTTGCGGGCCGAGATTG includes the following:
- a CDS encoding NAD(P)H-dependent oxidoreductase, whose product is MMTLLIGTNRPDSNTRKVARHVEEVYAGLKVPLRILDLAQLPQEIFLPSSYAEKPKSFRPFADAILQADGVHVISPEYNGGIPGVLKYFIDMLKFPESFIERPICFTGLAAGMWGGLRPIEQLQAIFGYRNAFIYPHRVFLPNIGDLLDDSGCLTDAELLERLQTQAAGFVGFVEKLKGVKLRSAR
- a CDS encoding Gfo/Idh/MocA family oxidoreductase, translated to MRFREDCASHARSTITLDSKVQTQDRVGVGVVGLGYMAATHLKAYRQIDGCRIAALCNPSGRNLDGDFSKVGGNVGSGEPFRLDMSQVKAYRTVDDLLADPTVQLVDICSPTNTHPELAVAALKAGKHVICEKPLARNSKLAREIADAAARAETFLMPAMCLRFSPEWVWVKNAIAKQTHGRCLAARFRRVGQPPAWGQKFFFDGNLSGGALLDLHIHDTDFVQFCFGRPKAVYSTGFSKVSGSIDHVVTQYQMASGVSVSAEGSWAMTEGFGFNMGYRAVFENATVDYDIARGGDALKLFETGKEPRVLQLEGKDGYVGELQHILEAVRSGKPPTVVTAQDGVSAVEICEAEERSVKTGKLVSL